A genomic region of Bactrocera dorsalis isolate Fly_Bdor chromosome 3, ASM2337382v1, whole genome shotgun sequence contains the following coding sequences:
- the LOC125777262 gene encoding serine-aspartate repeat-containing protein C-like, producing the protein MSVKSFLCDDGNNDDDKDEDDDDDNDDDADNDNDKDEDDDDDNDDDADNNNDDDIENYILNDNDDDADNNNDDDIENDDDADDNDDNDNDEDEDDDDINDDDADNNNDDDIEKYILNDNDDDTDTDNEDDDDADDDADNNNDDDADNGNCNDIDADKDKDKDKDKDKDNDDDNDKDKNRNRNRNRNRYKDRAKYEYVQPKR; encoded by the exons ATGTCTGTTAAAAG TTTTCTCTGTGACGATGGCAATAACGATGACGATAAAGATGAAGATGACGATGACGATAACGATGACGATGCCGATAACGATAACGATAAAGATGAAGATGACGATGACGATAACGATGACGATGCCGATAACAATAATGATGACGAtatcgaaaattatattttaaacgaTAACGATGACGATGCCGATAACAATAACGATGACGATATCGAAAACGATGACGATGCCGATGACAATGACGATAACGATAAcgatgaagatgaagatgacGATGACATTAACGATGACGATGCTGATAACAATAATGATGACGatatcgaaaaatatattttaaacgatAACGATGACGATACCGATACTGATAACGAAGACGATGACGATGCCGATGATGATGCCGATAACAATAACGATGACGATGCCGATAACGGTAACTGTAACGATATCGATGccgataaagataaagataaagataaagataaagataaagataacgATGACGATAACGATAaagataaaaatagaaatagaaatagaaacagAAATAGATATAAAGATAGAGCTAAATATGAATATGTTCAACCCAAAAGATAG